One genomic segment of Ricinus communis isolate WT05 ecotype wild-type chromosome 5, ASM1957865v1, whole genome shotgun sequence includes these proteins:
- the LOC8287443 gene encoding serine/threonine-protein phosphatase PP1: MDETLLDDIIRRLVEAKNGRTTKQVQLTEAEIRHLCLASKEIFLSQPNLLELEAPIKICGDVHGQFSDLLRLFEYGGYPPAANYLFLGDYVDRGKQSIETICLLLAYKVKYKENFFLLRGNHECASINRIYGFYDECKRRFNVRIWKTFTDCFNCLPVAALIDEKILCMHGGLSPDLKNLDQIRNIARPVDVPDQGLLCDLLWADPDKDIQGWGENDRGVSYTFGADKVAEFLQKHDLDLVCRAHQVVEDGYEFFAKRQLVTIFSAPNYCGEFDNAGAMMSVDDTLTCSFQILKSSEKKGKMGFGNNALRPGTPPHKGKG; encoded by the exons ATGGACGAGACGTTACTTGACGATATTATACGGCGGTTAGTGGAGGCGAAGAATGGAAGGACAACGAAGCAGGTGCAGTTGACGGAGGCAGAAATACGGCATCTTTGTTTAGCGTCAAAGGAGATTTTTCTTAGTCAACCTAATCTTCTTGAACTTGAAGCTCCTATTAAGATTTGTG GAGATGTTCATGGTCAGTTTTCAGATCTCCTACGATTGTTCGAATATGGTGGGTACCCACCTGCAGCAAACTATTTATTCCTAGGGGACTATGTTGATCGTGGCAAGCAGAGCATAGAGACAATTTGCCTCCTGCTTGCATACAAGGTCAAATACAAGGAGAACTTCTTCCTCCTGAGGGGAAACCATGAATGTGCTTCCATCAACCGTATATATGGTTTTTATGACGAGTGCAAGAGAAGGTTTAATGTTCGCATCTGGAAGACATTCACTGATTGCTTTAATTGCCTGCCCGTTGCTGCTCTTATAGACGAAAAGATCCTTTGCATGCATGGTGGGTTATCCCCTGATCTGAAAAACTTGGATCAGATCAGGAATATAGCTCGTCCTGTTGATGTGCCAGACCAAGGCCTTCTATGTGATTTATTGTGGGCTGATCCCGATAAAGATATCCAAGGTTGGGGAGAGAATGATAGGGGGGTGTCATATACATTTGGGGCTGACAAGGTTGCTGAATTCCTTCAGAAACATGACCTTGATCTTGTGTGTCGGGCTCATCAG GTTGTTGAGGATGGTTACGAGTTTTTTGCAAAGCGGCAGCTGGTCACAATATTCTCTGCACCAAATTACTGTGGTGAGTTTGATAATGCTGGTGCCATGATGAGCGTGGATGATACTTTAACAtgttcttttcaaattcttaaatcgtctgagaaaaaaggaaaaatgggATTTGGCAACAATGCATTGAGACCTGGAACTCCGCCCCATAAG GGGAAGGGTTGA
- the LOC8287442 gene encoding E4 SUMO-protein ligase PIAL1 isoform X1, protein MMMGTLVPETAVSGAAVAAGQQKMSPSFANIFRIAAVADRLATHLRPGSSGNSNTEFFNLCLSLARGIDYAVANNEVPPKIQDLPSLLKQVCQRKHDLFLQAAIMVLMISVKNACKIGWFSPKDSQELLTLANEIGNTFCSPGDFSTTTCDSLSVISTVFSRFYPLMKMGNILASLEVKPGYGAYVIDFHISKNTMHSPQDKIRLFVAQRDNLETSSCIISPQQVNFLLNGKGVERRTNVSMDPGPQVPTNVTGILKYGTNLLQAVGQFNGHYIIAVAFMSMTPLSGTPALLDYVDSSVAAADPDSDIIEGPSRVSLNCPISYRRIHIPVKGYLCKHLQCFDFSNFVNINSRRPSWRCPHCNQHVCYTNIRIDQNMVKVLKEVGDNVADVIISADGSWKAVLETDENTDHTQKEVVDCQKDIPEVQEPASVVDLTEDDDRMDVASTSHIEDRKPSQATLQSRPVTANLTTPSQLNIANAVDQNVVSQAEDSFWSDIYYNLVSGTSSTASALQLVNGMLGSIPANSLTSPVITDAVSPALNHDVGGSYNLPSSIPSQFSASDNRQLQQIQLMNAAANAAVNVEYGRLRQIPRHISRTPVAVQALPASPQTPVQQQRSRANMNTAIPSGPSLASQAALPMTPTGTGINVASNHANRHQHFSRSYINPHQGSSSLQHPSSAQNRNHLDLPFSSGQPIQLAASSATSNNFPGAPSASSGLRIESQNLHQHLAVRLPQSRSHSPSIGRSSSALPLPRSQTQQGVGSTPGAPNGQYPRFTAATQRQVQMTRQPPSVPVQIPTSRGTSYLNTDATRTSAIVQRGNVGELQVNSGTAAVVEKSSEHNWQPTGRMRGSLSSQAVSAYKDLIIQPTQPTQTPQPSSSSNPSPPNVPPQLEAFLSNSRNFYTPRKQNSAMSQSASIDGSSDTLP, encoded by the exons ATGATGATGGGAACGCTGGTGCCGGAGACGGCGGTGTCAGGGGCGGCAGTAGCGGCGGGGCAGCAGAAGATGTCGCCGTCATTCGCGAACATTTTCAGAATAGCGGCTGTGGCGGACCGATTGGCCACGCACCTCCGACCTGGCAGCTCTGGCAATTCTAATACTGAGTTTTTCAATCTCTGCCTCTCTCTTGCTAG AGGTATTGATTATGCAGTTGCAAACAATGAGGTTCCTCCCAAAATTCAAGACTTACCATCACTATTGAAACAG gTGTGCCAACGTAAACATGATCTCTTTTTACAAGCGGCTATCATGGTTCTTATGATTTCTGTCAAG AATGCTTGTAAGATCGGATGGTTTTCACCTAAGGATTCTCAAGAACTTTTAACTCTTGCTAATGAG ATCGGAAACACCTTTTGCAGTCCAGGAGATTTTAGTACCACGACATGTGATTCTCTTTCTGTTATCTCAACAGTTTTTTCCAG ATTTTATCCGCTGATGAAAATGGGGAATATACTTGCTTCTCTTGAAGTTAAG CCTGGATATGGAGCGTATGTAATCGATTTTCACATTTCAAAGAATACAATGCATTCTCCACAGGACAAAATA CGATTGTTTGTGGCACAGAGAGATAATCTGGAGACATCTTCATGTATTATAAGTCCACAGCAAGTGAA CTTTCTGTTAAATGGGAAAGGAGTTGAGAGGAGAACTAATGTTTCAATG GACCCAGGACCACAGGTACCAACAAATGTGACAGGCATCCTTAAATATGGGACAAATCTTCTTCAAGCTGTTGGTCAGTTTAATG gTCATTATATCATAGCTGTTGCTTTTATGAGTATGACACCATTATCTGGCACTCCTGCGCTattagattatgttgattccAGTGTTGCTGCAGCAGATCCAG ACTCTGACATAATTGAGGGTCCATCACGAGTATCACTCAATTGCCCCATCAG CTACAGACGTATCCATATTCCTGTCAAAGGATATTTATGCAAGCATCTTCAG TGTTTTGATTTTAGCAACTTTGTCAATATAAATTCAAGGAGGCCGTCTTGGCGCTGCCCACATTGTAATCAGCATGTCTGCTACACCAATATTCGTATTGACCAAAACATGGTCAAG GTTCTGAAAGAAGTGGGGGACAATGTTGCTGATGTGATCATCTCAGCTGATGGGTCATGGAAGGCTGTCTTGGAAACTGATGAGAATACAGATCATACACAAAAAGAGGTTGTTGATTGCCAAAAGGACATTCCTGAAGTGCAAGAACCTGCAAGTGTTGTGGATCTTACGGAGGATGATGATAGAATGGATGTTGCTAGTACAAGTCACATTGAAGACAGGAAACCTTCCCAGGCTACTCTTCAAAGTCGACCTGTTACTGCTAATTTAACCACGCCATCACAATTGAATATTGCAAATGCAGTTGACCAGAATGTTGTTAGTCAAGCAGAGGATAGCTTTTGGTCCGATATCTACTATAATCTTGTGTCTGGAACCTCCAGTACTGCATCAGCACTACAATTGGTTAATGGAATGCTTGGGTCCATTCCTGCAAATTCTTTGACATCTCCTGTGATTACTGATGCCGTTTCTCCTGCACTTAACCATGATGTTGGGGGCAGTTACAATCTCCCATCTTCAATTCCAAGTCAGTTTTCTGCTTCTGACAATAGGCAGTTACAACAGATACAACTTATGAATGCAGCTGCAAATGCAGCTGTGAATGTTGAGTACGGGAGGCTGAGACAGATACCCAGACATATAAGCAGGACTCCTGTTGCAGTTCAGGCCCTCCCAGCTTCACCACAAACACCGGTTCAACAACAAAGATCAAGAGCTAATATGAATACTGCTATTCCCAGTGGGCCGTCACTTGCTTCTCAGGCTGCCCTGCCGATGACACCTACGGGCACTGGTATCAACGTAGCTTCCAATCATGCGAACAGGCATCAGCATTTTTCAAGATCCTATATTAATCCTCATCAAGGTTCATCCTCATTGCAGCATCCCTCATCAGCACAG AACCGGAACCATCTAGATCTGCCTTTTAGTTCAGGACAACCAATCCAGCTTGCTGCTAGCTCTGCAACTTCAAATAATTTCCCAGGTGCTCCCAGTGCATCTTCTGGGCTTCGGATTGAGTCTCAGAATTTACATCAGCACCTAGCGGTTCGGTTGCCTCAATCCAGAAGTCATTCTCCAAGTATAGGCAGATCATCTTCAGCTCTCCCCCTCCCACGGAGTCAAACCCAGCAAGGGGTTGGTAGCACACCGGGTGCTCCAAATGGTCAATATCCAAGGTTTACAGCTGCTACTCAGCGACAAGTCCAGATGACTAGACAGCCACCATCAGTACCAGTTCAAATTCCAACATCCAGAGGGACCTCATACTTGAATACTGATGCAACTAGGACATCAGCAATAGTGCAGAGAGGAAATGTTGGAGAACTGCAAGTAAACTCTGGAACTGCCGCTGTTGTAGAGAAGTCATCAGAGCACAACTGGCAGCCTACAGGACGAATGCGCGGAAGCCTGTCTAGTCAGGCTGTTTCTGCATataaagatttaataattCAGCCTACACAACCAACTCAAACTCCACAACCATCATCCAGTTCAAACCCATCACCTCCCAATGTTCCACCACAACTGGAGGCTTTCCTTTCCAACAGCAGGAATTTCTATACCCCTCGGAAACAAAATAGTGCAATGTCTCAATCTGCCAGTATTGATGGGAGCTCTGATACTCTGCCGTGA
- the LOC8287442 gene encoding E4 SUMO-protein ligase PIAL1 isoform X2: MMMGTLVPETAVSGAAVAAGQQKMSPSFANIFRIAAVADRLATHLRPGSSGNSNTEFFNLCLSLARGIDYAVANNEVPPKIQDLPSLLKQVCQRKHDLFLQAAIMVLMISVKIGNTFCSPGDFSTTTCDSLSVISTVFSRFYPLMKMGNILASLEVKPGYGAYVIDFHISKNTMHSPQDKIRLFVAQRDNLETSSCIISPQQVNFLLNGKGVERRTNVSMDPGPQVPTNVTGILKYGTNLLQAVGQFNGHYIIAVAFMSMTPLSGTPALLDYVDSSVAAADPDSDIIEGPSRVSLNCPISYRRIHIPVKGYLCKHLQCFDFSNFVNINSRRPSWRCPHCNQHVCYTNIRIDQNMVKVLKEVGDNVADVIISADGSWKAVLETDENTDHTQKEVVDCQKDIPEVQEPASVVDLTEDDDRMDVASTSHIEDRKPSQATLQSRPVTANLTTPSQLNIANAVDQNVVSQAEDSFWSDIYYNLVSGTSSTASALQLVNGMLGSIPANSLTSPVITDAVSPALNHDVGGSYNLPSSIPSQFSASDNRQLQQIQLMNAAANAAVNVEYGRLRQIPRHISRTPVAVQALPASPQTPVQQQRSRANMNTAIPSGPSLASQAALPMTPTGTGINVASNHANRHQHFSRSYINPHQGSSSLQHPSSAQNRNHLDLPFSSGQPIQLAASSATSNNFPGAPSASSGLRIESQNLHQHLAVRLPQSRSHSPSIGRSSSALPLPRSQTQQGVGSTPGAPNGQYPRFTAATQRQVQMTRQPPSVPVQIPTSRGTSYLNTDATRTSAIVQRGNVGELQVNSGTAAVVEKSSEHNWQPTGRMRGSLSSQAVSAYKDLIIQPTQPTQTPQPSSSSNPSPPNVPPQLEAFLSNSRNFYTPRKQNSAMSQSASIDGSSDTLP, from the exons ATGATGATGGGAACGCTGGTGCCGGAGACGGCGGTGTCAGGGGCGGCAGTAGCGGCGGGGCAGCAGAAGATGTCGCCGTCATTCGCGAACATTTTCAGAATAGCGGCTGTGGCGGACCGATTGGCCACGCACCTCCGACCTGGCAGCTCTGGCAATTCTAATACTGAGTTTTTCAATCTCTGCCTCTCTCTTGCTAG AGGTATTGATTATGCAGTTGCAAACAATGAGGTTCCTCCCAAAATTCAAGACTTACCATCACTATTGAAACAG gTGTGCCAACGTAAACATGATCTCTTTTTACAAGCGGCTATCATGGTTCTTATGATTTCTGTCAAG ATCGGAAACACCTTTTGCAGTCCAGGAGATTTTAGTACCACGACATGTGATTCTCTTTCTGTTATCTCAACAGTTTTTTCCAG ATTTTATCCGCTGATGAAAATGGGGAATATACTTGCTTCTCTTGAAGTTAAG CCTGGATATGGAGCGTATGTAATCGATTTTCACATTTCAAAGAATACAATGCATTCTCCACAGGACAAAATA CGATTGTTTGTGGCACAGAGAGATAATCTGGAGACATCTTCATGTATTATAAGTCCACAGCAAGTGAA CTTTCTGTTAAATGGGAAAGGAGTTGAGAGGAGAACTAATGTTTCAATG GACCCAGGACCACAGGTACCAACAAATGTGACAGGCATCCTTAAATATGGGACAAATCTTCTTCAAGCTGTTGGTCAGTTTAATG gTCATTATATCATAGCTGTTGCTTTTATGAGTATGACACCATTATCTGGCACTCCTGCGCTattagattatgttgattccAGTGTTGCTGCAGCAGATCCAG ACTCTGACATAATTGAGGGTCCATCACGAGTATCACTCAATTGCCCCATCAG CTACAGACGTATCCATATTCCTGTCAAAGGATATTTATGCAAGCATCTTCAG TGTTTTGATTTTAGCAACTTTGTCAATATAAATTCAAGGAGGCCGTCTTGGCGCTGCCCACATTGTAATCAGCATGTCTGCTACACCAATATTCGTATTGACCAAAACATGGTCAAG GTTCTGAAAGAAGTGGGGGACAATGTTGCTGATGTGATCATCTCAGCTGATGGGTCATGGAAGGCTGTCTTGGAAACTGATGAGAATACAGATCATACACAAAAAGAGGTTGTTGATTGCCAAAAGGACATTCCTGAAGTGCAAGAACCTGCAAGTGTTGTGGATCTTACGGAGGATGATGATAGAATGGATGTTGCTAGTACAAGTCACATTGAAGACAGGAAACCTTCCCAGGCTACTCTTCAAAGTCGACCTGTTACTGCTAATTTAACCACGCCATCACAATTGAATATTGCAAATGCAGTTGACCAGAATGTTGTTAGTCAAGCAGAGGATAGCTTTTGGTCCGATATCTACTATAATCTTGTGTCTGGAACCTCCAGTACTGCATCAGCACTACAATTGGTTAATGGAATGCTTGGGTCCATTCCTGCAAATTCTTTGACATCTCCTGTGATTACTGATGCCGTTTCTCCTGCACTTAACCATGATGTTGGGGGCAGTTACAATCTCCCATCTTCAATTCCAAGTCAGTTTTCTGCTTCTGACAATAGGCAGTTACAACAGATACAACTTATGAATGCAGCTGCAAATGCAGCTGTGAATGTTGAGTACGGGAGGCTGAGACAGATACCCAGACATATAAGCAGGACTCCTGTTGCAGTTCAGGCCCTCCCAGCTTCACCACAAACACCGGTTCAACAACAAAGATCAAGAGCTAATATGAATACTGCTATTCCCAGTGGGCCGTCACTTGCTTCTCAGGCTGCCCTGCCGATGACACCTACGGGCACTGGTATCAACGTAGCTTCCAATCATGCGAACAGGCATCAGCATTTTTCAAGATCCTATATTAATCCTCATCAAGGTTCATCCTCATTGCAGCATCCCTCATCAGCACAG AACCGGAACCATCTAGATCTGCCTTTTAGTTCAGGACAACCAATCCAGCTTGCTGCTAGCTCTGCAACTTCAAATAATTTCCCAGGTGCTCCCAGTGCATCTTCTGGGCTTCGGATTGAGTCTCAGAATTTACATCAGCACCTAGCGGTTCGGTTGCCTCAATCCAGAAGTCATTCTCCAAGTATAGGCAGATCATCTTCAGCTCTCCCCCTCCCACGGAGTCAAACCCAGCAAGGGGTTGGTAGCACACCGGGTGCTCCAAATGGTCAATATCCAAGGTTTACAGCTGCTACTCAGCGACAAGTCCAGATGACTAGACAGCCACCATCAGTACCAGTTCAAATTCCAACATCCAGAGGGACCTCATACTTGAATACTGATGCAACTAGGACATCAGCAATAGTGCAGAGAGGAAATGTTGGAGAACTGCAAGTAAACTCTGGAACTGCCGCTGTTGTAGAGAAGTCATCAGAGCACAACTGGCAGCCTACAGGACGAATGCGCGGAAGCCTGTCTAGTCAGGCTGTTTCTGCATataaagatttaataattCAGCCTACACAACCAACTCAAACTCCACAACCATCATCCAGTTCAAACCCATCACCTCCCAATGTTCCACCACAACTGGAGGCTTTCCTTTCCAACAGCAGGAATTTCTATACCCCTCGGAAACAAAATAGTGCAATGTCTCAATCTGCCAGTATTGATGGGAGCTCTGATACTCTGCCGTGA
- the LOC8287441 gene encoding protein SGT1 homolog A isoform X2, translating to MAQELAEKAKEAIFEDDFKLAIDLYSKAIDLDPTNPEFFADRAQANIKLNNFTEAVADANKAIELDPLKAKAYLRKGTACIKLEEYHTAKTALEKGVSLARDDSRFTKLIEECNQRIAEESNDLSKSLAPSVSPVSVISPQMVISSAKPKYRHEYYQKPEEVIVTIFAKGIPAKNVTVDFGEQILSVTIDVPGEDAYHFQPRLFGKIVPDKSQYQVLSTKIEIRLAKAEVINWTSLEYCKENIVPRKLNAPSVGSQRPLYPSSKTRAKDWDKLEAEVKKEEKDERLDGDAALNKMFRDIYQNADEDMRRAMMKSFVESSGTVLSTDWKEVGSKKVEGSAPEGMEMRKWEY from the exons ATGGCTCAGGAATTGGCGGAGAAGGCGAAAGAAGCAATATTTGAGGATGATTTCAAGCTAGCCATTGATTTATACTCTAAAGCTATTGATTTGGACCCCACTAACCCCGAGTTTTTCGCTGACCGTGCTCAGGCCAATATCAAACTTAATAACTTCACTG AGGCTGTTGCTGATGCAAACAAGGCAATTGAGCTGGATCCTTTAAAGGCCAAGGCATATTTGCGTAAAGG TACTGCCTGTATTAAGCTTGAAGAATATCACACTGCCAAGACAGCACTTGAAAAGGGTGTGTCTTTAGCTCGGGATGATTCTAGATTTACTAAGTTGATTGAAGAATGTAATCAGCGAATTGCAG AGGAGTCTAATGATCTAAGCAAGTCTTTAGCTCCAAGTGTGTCTCCTGTATCGGTTATTTCCCCTCAGATGGTCATCTCCTCAGCAAAACCAAAATACAG ACATGAATACTACCAGAAGCCAGAGGAAGTCATTGTAACAATATTTGCAAAGGGCATACCAGCTAAGAATGTCACAGTCGACTTTGGTGAACAAATT CTGAGTGTTACCATTGATGTCCCTGGCGAAGATGCATATCATTTTCAACCTCGATTGTTTGGAAAA ATAGTGCCTGATAAAAGCCAGTACCAGGTATTGTCAACCAAGATTGAAATTCGTCTTGCAAAAGCTGAAGTTATCAACTGGACATCTCTTGAGTATTGCAAGGAAAATATAGTTCCTCGGAAACTTAATGCACCATCAG TTGGATCTCAAAGGCCTTTGTACCCGTCTTCCAAAACAAGAGCAAAAGATTGGGATAAGTTGGAAGCCGAAGTTAAGAAGGAG GAAAAAGATGAGAGGCTAGATGGTGATGCAGCTTTGAATAAGATGTTCAGGGACATTTACCAAAATGCAGATGAGGACATGAGGAGGGCTATGATGAAATCTTTT GTAGAGTCGAGTGGAACGGTACTGTCAACTGACTGGAAAGAAGTGGGTTCCAAAAAAGTAGAAGGCAGCGCTCCAGAGGGCATGGAAATGAGAAAGTGGGAGTATTAG
- the LOC8287442 gene encoding E4 SUMO-protein ligase PIAL1 isoform X3 gives MKMGNILASLEVKPGYGAYVIDFHISKNTMHSPQDKIRLFVAQRDNLETSSCIISPQQVNFLLNGKGVERRTNVSMDPGPQVPTNVTGILKYGTNLLQAVGQFNGHYIIAVAFMSMTPLSGTPALLDYVDSSVAAADPDSDIIEGPSRVSLNCPISYRRIHIPVKGYLCKHLQCFDFSNFVNINSRRPSWRCPHCNQHVCYTNIRIDQNMVKVLKEVGDNVADVIISADGSWKAVLETDENTDHTQKEVVDCQKDIPEVQEPASVVDLTEDDDRMDVASTSHIEDRKPSQATLQSRPVTANLTTPSQLNIANAVDQNVVSQAEDSFWSDIYYNLVSGTSSTASALQLVNGMLGSIPANSLTSPVITDAVSPALNHDVGGSYNLPSSIPSQFSASDNRQLQQIQLMNAAANAAVNVEYGRLRQIPRHISRTPVAVQALPASPQTPVQQQRSRANMNTAIPSGPSLASQAALPMTPTGTGINVASNHANRHQHFSRSYINPHQGSSSLQHPSSAQNRNHLDLPFSSGQPIQLAASSATSNNFPGAPSASSGLRIESQNLHQHLAVRLPQSRSHSPSIGRSSSALPLPRSQTQQGVGSTPGAPNGQYPRFTAATQRQVQMTRQPPSVPVQIPTSRGTSYLNTDATRTSAIVQRGNVGELQVNSGTAAVVEKSSEHNWQPTGRMRGSLSSQAVSAYKDLIIQPTQPTQTPQPSSSSNPSPPNVPPQLEAFLSNSRNFYTPRKQNSAMSQSASIDGSSDTLP, from the exons ATGAAAATGGGGAATATACTTGCTTCTCTTGAAGTTAAG CCTGGATATGGAGCGTATGTAATCGATTTTCACATTTCAAAGAATACAATGCATTCTCCACAGGACAAAATA CGATTGTTTGTGGCACAGAGAGATAATCTGGAGACATCTTCATGTATTATAAGTCCACAGCAAGTGAA CTTTCTGTTAAATGGGAAAGGAGTTGAGAGGAGAACTAATGTTTCAATG GACCCAGGACCACAGGTACCAACAAATGTGACAGGCATCCTTAAATATGGGACAAATCTTCTTCAAGCTGTTGGTCAGTTTAATG gTCATTATATCATAGCTGTTGCTTTTATGAGTATGACACCATTATCTGGCACTCCTGCGCTattagattatgttgattccAGTGTTGCTGCAGCAGATCCAG ACTCTGACATAATTGAGGGTCCATCACGAGTATCACTCAATTGCCCCATCAG CTACAGACGTATCCATATTCCTGTCAAAGGATATTTATGCAAGCATCTTCAG TGTTTTGATTTTAGCAACTTTGTCAATATAAATTCAAGGAGGCCGTCTTGGCGCTGCCCACATTGTAATCAGCATGTCTGCTACACCAATATTCGTATTGACCAAAACATGGTCAAG GTTCTGAAAGAAGTGGGGGACAATGTTGCTGATGTGATCATCTCAGCTGATGGGTCATGGAAGGCTGTCTTGGAAACTGATGAGAATACAGATCATACACAAAAAGAGGTTGTTGATTGCCAAAAGGACATTCCTGAAGTGCAAGAACCTGCAAGTGTTGTGGATCTTACGGAGGATGATGATAGAATGGATGTTGCTAGTACAAGTCACATTGAAGACAGGAAACCTTCCCAGGCTACTCTTCAAAGTCGACCTGTTACTGCTAATTTAACCACGCCATCACAATTGAATATTGCAAATGCAGTTGACCAGAATGTTGTTAGTCAAGCAGAGGATAGCTTTTGGTCCGATATCTACTATAATCTTGTGTCTGGAACCTCCAGTACTGCATCAGCACTACAATTGGTTAATGGAATGCTTGGGTCCATTCCTGCAAATTCTTTGACATCTCCTGTGATTACTGATGCCGTTTCTCCTGCACTTAACCATGATGTTGGGGGCAGTTACAATCTCCCATCTTCAATTCCAAGTCAGTTTTCTGCTTCTGACAATAGGCAGTTACAACAGATACAACTTATGAATGCAGCTGCAAATGCAGCTGTGAATGTTGAGTACGGGAGGCTGAGACAGATACCCAGACATATAAGCAGGACTCCTGTTGCAGTTCAGGCCCTCCCAGCTTCACCACAAACACCGGTTCAACAACAAAGATCAAGAGCTAATATGAATACTGCTATTCCCAGTGGGCCGTCACTTGCTTCTCAGGCTGCCCTGCCGATGACACCTACGGGCACTGGTATCAACGTAGCTTCCAATCATGCGAACAGGCATCAGCATTTTTCAAGATCCTATATTAATCCTCATCAAGGTTCATCCTCATTGCAGCATCCCTCATCAGCACAG AACCGGAACCATCTAGATCTGCCTTTTAGTTCAGGACAACCAATCCAGCTTGCTGCTAGCTCTGCAACTTCAAATAATTTCCCAGGTGCTCCCAGTGCATCTTCTGGGCTTCGGATTGAGTCTCAGAATTTACATCAGCACCTAGCGGTTCGGTTGCCTCAATCCAGAAGTCATTCTCCAAGTATAGGCAGATCATCTTCAGCTCTCCCCCTCCCACGGAGTCAAACCCAGCAAGGGGTTGGTAGCACACCGGGTGCTCCAAATGGTCAATATCCAAGGTTTACAGCTGCTACTCAGCGACAAGTCCAGATGACTAGACAGCCACCATCAGTACCAGTTCAAATTCCAACATCCAGAGGGACCTCATACTTGAATACTGATGCAACTAGGACATCAGCAATAGTGCAGAGAGGAAATGTTGGAGAACTGCAAGTAAACTCTGGAACTGCCGCTGTTGTAGAGAAGTCATCAGAGCACAACTGGCAGCCTACAGGACGAATGCGCGGAAGCCTGTCTAGTCAGGCTGTTTCTGCATataaagatttaataattCAGCCTACACAACCAACTCAAACTCCACAACCATCATCCAGTTCAAACCCATCACCTCCCAATGTTCCACCACAACTGGAGGCTTTCCTTTCCAACAGCAGGAATTTCTATACCCCTCGGAAACAAAATAGTGCAATGTCTCAATCTGCCAGTATTGATGGGAGCTCTGATACTCTGCCGTGA
- the LOC8287441 gene encoding protein SGT1 homolog A isoform X1 has translation MAQELAEKAKEAIFEDDFKLAIDLYSKAIDLDPTNPEFFADRAQANIKLNNFTEAVADANKAIELDPLKAKAYLRKGTACIKLEEYHTAKTALEKGVSLARDDSRFTKLIEECNQRIAEESNDLSKSLAPSVSPVSVISPQMVISSAKPKYRHEYYQKPEEVIVTIFAKGIPAKNVTVDFGEQILSVTIDVPGEDAYHFQPRLFGKIVPDKSQYQVLSTKIEIRLAKAEVINWTSLEYCKENIVPRKLNAPSGTSVGSQRPLYPSSKTRAKDWDKLEAEVKKEEKDERLDGDAALNKMFRDIYQNADEDMRRAMMKSFVESSGTVLSTDWKEVGSKKVEGSAPEGMEMRKWEY, from the exons ATGGCTCAGGAATTGGCGGAGAAGGCGAAAGAAGCAATATTTGAGGATGATTTCAAGCTAGCCATTGATTTATACTCTAAAGCTATTGATTTGGACCCCACTAACCCCGAGTTTTTCGCTGACCGTGCTCAGGCCAATATCAAACTTAATAACTTCACTG AGGCTGTTGCTGATGCAAACAAGGCAATTGAGCTGGATCCTTTAAAGGCCAAGGCATATTTGCGTAAAGG TACTGCCTGTATTAAGCTTGAAGAATATCACACTGCCAAGACAGCACTTGAAAAGGGTGTGTCTTTAGCTCGGGATGATTCTAGATTTACTAAGTTGATTGAAGAATGTAATCAGCGAATTGCAG AGGAGTCTAATGATCTAAGCAAGTCTTTAGCTCCAAGTGTGTCTCCTGTATCGGTTATTTCCCCTCAGATGGTCATCTCCTCAGCAAAACCAAAATACAG ACATGAATACTACCAGAAGCCAGAGGAAGTCATTGTAACAATATTTGCAAAGGGCATACCAGCTAAGAATGTCACAGTCGACTTTGGTGAACAAATT CTGAGTGTTACCATTGATGTCCCTGGCGAAGATGCATATCATTTTCAACCTCGATTGTTTGGAAAA ATAGTGCCTGATAAAAGCCAGTACCAGGTATTGTCAACCAAGATTGAAATTCGTCTTGCAAAAGCTGAAGTTATCAACTGGACATCTCTTGAGTATTGCAAGGAAAATATAGTTCCTCGGAAACTTAATGCACCATCAGGTACATCAG TTGGATCTCAAAGGCCTTTGTACCCGTCTTCCAAAACAAGAGCAAAAGATTGGGATAAGTTGGAAGCCGAAGTTAAGAAGGAG GAAAAAGATGAGAGGCTAGATGGTGATGCAGCTTTGAATAAGATGTTCAGGGACATTTACCAAAATGCAGATGAGGACATGAGGAGGGCTATGATGAAATCTTTT GTAGAGTCGAGTGGAACGGTACTGTCAACTGACTGGAAAGAAGTGGGTTCCAAAAAAGTAGAAGGCAGCGCTCCAGAGGGCATGGAAATGAGAAAGTGGGAGTATTAG